The genomic window GAAAATAAAATTGAGGAAATTCATCAAAATAAAATGATGGATGCGTATTGTACTTTTGGGAAATTTTTAATAGTATTTACAAGTAACCTTAGTTACGAAGAAAATGTAAAATGTGGGCGAAATACTTGAAGGTTATTTTAAAACTAGAGAATCGATTCTAATTTAGAATTACGAAATTGTAAATGGAATTCAAATTTTTAGAAAACATGAAATAAAGATTACTGAAGAAGTTTCTACTAAAGTATAAATTCATCTAATAGAAGAAAACGAATCTATAATATCTGAAACTACAACCTTGAAAACAGCTTTGAAAATCTATGCAAGCAACGTTATAGTTTCAGTGAATTATATTATTTATAAATAATGTTTGTATTTATTTCAATTTAGCCAATCGATCATAAAGTACATGAACTGCTTGCACTCGTAATTCATTTTGTTCTTCTAATTCTGAATCATAAAGAAATCCTTTATTCAGCGCAATAAATCTTTTATTCAACGCTTTTGCATCTGCTAAAATAGTATCTAGTGCTTTAAGCAAAACAGGTGATTGAGACCTCACAAAACTAGGCGCATTATATTTATACTCCACTTCCTTAAAATCTAGATAATGTACCCTTAAATCGGCCATTAATTTAAATTGATTTAATTCTGCTTCGTTTCGTTTTGGTTTTAATTTCAATAATGCTTCTCTAAGCACATTATATTTGGTTTTAACCTCAGCGATATTTTCACTCTTAGTAGGTTTTCCATTACTTATAAGTTCTGGTTCTGCTGATAAAAAATGCCATAAAACTGAAGTATCTTTTTTATTCAAACCAAACCTTGTTTTGGCATATTCAGTAACAAAATCTTCAGGGTTTAAAGCTTCTTTCATATTTAAAGCCTTAGTATAACTCGCTATTAAAATACGAAAAGCCGATAGTGGATATGTGTTTCTTATTTGTACCATATCTATAACATCATAACCAACATCCCAAGTAAAGCCATAAACACCTGTAGTAGACCATGAAGTTATAATCATGCCTTCATACCCAGCCTCTCTTGCATACGGAATAAATTCTTTTTGGTTTTTGAAATGCGTTGTCCAATCTGTTACATACCAATTATCAGGATGACATCTAATGGCTGGTGCTCCCCAAAATTCGAATCCAATTTCCTGAAGTTTTGGAATATCTCCAAAATGGTTAATTTTCCATCCGTAATTCCAATCTATAAAAATGGTTTCTTTAGGTAATTCGGCTGCGGCTTCAGGGTGCTTTAAAATAATATCGGCCCACATTACGGGCTTTTTCCCTAACTCTATTACCAGTTCGGTTATCATCTTCATGTAATCTACAAATAATTTAGATTTACCTTCTTCCTTCACCTTTACTTGACATTTTTCACAATGCCCAAGTAAATAAGTTTCATCTCCTCCGATATGAATATAGTCTGAATTATGAGTTTCTACCAAATCTGAAAATAAATCTTTAAAAAGCGCTTTACTTTCCATGGCCTCCATAGGGCATAATTGAGAAATATCTTTTCGATCTTCTTTTAAGTTGCTATATCTAGGGTTTCTTAAAATGTATTCCACATGCCCCAAACTTTGTTGTAACGGAATTACTTTAATTCCTAAGCCATCGCAGTAGGTAATAAAATCTTTTACTTCTTCTCGAGTATATGAATATTCGTTGGAAATCACCGCATGTTTTTCATATGGGTATGTGCCTTCCCATTCCATAATTAAGGTATTAATACCCATTTCTGAAAGCTCATTCGCTAAAGTTTTAAGCGCCTGTGGAGTCATTACCTGTATCCGAAGATCCAAATGAAACCCTTTGACTTTAAAATCTTCCGCAGAAGCTATTGTTTGCGCTGTGATATTTACAGTGTTAGCAAACATCAAAGTTACTAGTAATAAGAATTTAAAAATATTTTTATAATTCATCATATCTTAATCTACAATTTTATGCGTTTTCTAAAGATTCTATGCCTTTATAGGCTGCTTTATCGAAATAGTAATTACAATCGGCATGCGTTGTTAAAATAGACGCAGGACAAGATGTGCCTAAAGGTTCAGTAAGGGCATTTTTAACAGCTTCACTCTTTTTTGCTCCTAAAACTACACAAAACAAATGTTTACCTTTTAATAGCGTAGGTATGGTTAATGTTATTGCATTTTGAGGCACTTTTTCAAAAGACTCAAAACAACCGTCATTAACTTGTTGTATACGACATGCATCATCTAACTCTACGACTTTTACTATTTCCGGATCATTAAAATCGGCTACATGCGGATCATTAAAGGCCAAATGCCCATTCTCTCCTATCCCTAAACAAACAATATCAATAGGTCCTTCTTCTAACAAATTGGTATACCTTTTTATCTCTTCTGATACATTATTATTCACATTAATTATGTTTTTATGTAAAGGCACTTTTGAAAAAATGTTTTTTTCTAAATAAGAAGAAAATAATTGTGGTGAATTAGGTTCTAGCCCTATATATTCATCCATATGAAACGCGACTATCTTATTCCATACAATCAATTTCGATTGTGTTAAGTACTCGAGCATAGAATCTTGAGATGGTGCTGCTGCAAATACTATCCGTATCTTTTCTTTTGTTTTTTGTAATTTAACGATACACGCTTCAACTGCTTTTCCTGCAGCAATACCTGTTGTGGCCTTGTTAGAAAGAACGTTTATATTCTGTGTAAAATCTAGCATTTCTTTATTAAAAATTATTATTAAAACACAGCGTAGGTGCTTCATGTTAGGTTAGAAAAATTCTGGCCGGTAAGCTAAAACCAACCAGAATTTATATAATTGCAGACTAATTCAATAATTATAAAACTTACAGTATTTCTACACGATCTATAATCATTTCTGCGGGTAGATTATTTGTTGGGGCATTCCCTCTAAATAACCATAAATTTAATTTTAATTTTTCATTATTAAGCGGCGGAATATCGCTTCCTGTGTAAGTCCAAGTACTAATTACATCTTCTGCATTGGGTTCTAAAGTATGTCCTTGATAACTCGCAAACTCAATACTACTGGATTTCCAATCAAAGAAATGCGTTGATAAGTCGCTTTTCAAATTTAAATCGTAACGCGTTTTATTACCCACATTATCTGAAGGCTGAATAGCAAATTGAGAGTCCTGATTTTCAGACTGAGACCATTTAGAAAACTCTATATCGATCTCTTCATTATCGTTTTTATACGTAAAAAGTCCGCCCACCACATTTTCATCCAATTGGTCTACTCTACTCGCTACATAAAAAACATACTTTTTGTAACCTTGAGATAGACGTAGTGTGACTCCTGAACAGTACCAATAACCGCCTTTTTGTACAATTTTTAAGTGTAATCGACCTTCATCATCCACCCAAACATTATCTTCTGAATCTGAAAACAAATTAGGACCTGGGCCTTGTTTAGCATCATCGGAAGTCCTTACTATCCATTCATAACCCGAAAAATTAATGATTCGCGTTATGGGTTCAATGGGTTGAATAACTTCATCCTTGGGTGAACTGCAAGAGCTAATGGCTAATAATATTATTACTATATAATGCATAGGGCTATTAATTTTCATTTGTTAGGCTACTAGCACTATTGCACTGTTATATTTATATTGAAAGCATCTAAAGTTGCTCCAGCTTTATCTTTTCCATCAACTATAATAGTATCTTCAGTTCCTGTACCGTTATTTATGTAAACCACATTCATGGCATCAATATCTTCTTGTGTAAAAGTTTCTCCAACTTGTAAAACACTTGCACCTCTAATTAACCAACCGTTTAGTGGTGCTTGTTGAATTGTAAAACTAACATCGGCCGGTATAGATCCAGAAACTTCTAAAACATCGTTGTTTAAAGCATAAGCTTCTCCACTATTCACAATAAACCCTGTGTTTTTTTCGATTATTAAAGTTGTACCTCCAGAAGCATATCGTGCAATTAACATAGGCGCAAAGAATCCGCCAGTATTTTCTTTAGAATGGAACTCATCGGTTTCATCTTTACCAGCTTCTTGATCTACCATAAGCGAAATAAGCCCATTTTGATCTAAACCGTTATAATAATCAATGATATCAAATTCAAATTTATCTACTTTTGATGATGTTATTGTAGATATAGGTTCGGTGGTAGGAAAGTTAGCATTATCAAAAGTTAATCCCATTTCCGTCCATGAGGTGTCTTCTACATTATAAACATCTACATCAATTCCTTTTGCGGCTGTAAAACTTACCGCTAATTCAAGTTTTAAATCGACTATAACTCCTTCTTTTGTAAAATCTTCTAGGTTATACATTAGAAAAACCTTTCTATCATAACCTCCACTACCAGTCACATTTTTTAATCTCATACGTACATCAGCACCATAATTACGTCCAGAATTGCTTCCACCATTAACATAAGTATCTGCTATTGGAAATATAGTATCTCTTACTATATCGTCAGGCCCCTCTACACTTGTAGAACGTGCTGAAAAATAAACTATAGATGGTAAAATATGAATAACACCGTTGGTTGCTTTTAAGTTGGAAGTAAAAATGCTCCATTGTTTATTGGTGCCTTCATTTACTAACCCCATATAACCACTAGTTCGTGATAAAAAAATGGTTTGACCATTTTCACTCATGTATGGCAACGGATTATTGCTTTCTGAAATATTTGGATCATCAAAAGACACTGTAGCATTTACCACATGATATTTTATAGTATTACGCAAAATTGGCACTGGCACTTCAGACAAATCTGCATATGCGTTATCCTCGAGATACTCTTCAAATGCCAGGTTTGAAGGCGCTATAAATGTTTTGTTAGCACTAGACTCGTATAAACTTTCTGTGTTTGTAAGTTTTATAGCTTCTTCAAAGAGACTTAAAGAGTCTGTTGCTTGTATATATTCCCAAGCATTTACACCTAACGAAGCATTAGAGTTTGAATTCTGATATGAAAAATTCTCTTGAATTTCACAACTGTGAAACAAACTTGTTACGCCAGCAAATAAAACTGCCATAGTAACATATAAAATTGGTTTATTATTTTTCATTTTTTTTGAGTTTAAATTTTATTGAACAATAATGTTTCTTCAGATTATTTATAAAAATCATTCTGTTCTAAGCTAGGATTTCTATTTATCGCATCTTCATGAATAGGCCAAACAAGATTTGCCTCGTCACTTAATCCGTTAATTGGATTCATGGTGCTTATAGCTTTTCCGGTACGAACTAAATCGAACCAACGATGTCCTTCAAAAGATAATTCTATTAATCTTTCATGCAATATTGCAGATTCTAAATCGCCATACAAGCCGTTTGCATCGGCTAGCGTTAGTTCTGTAATACCTGCTCTTTTTCTTATAGTATTTAATAAATCTAGAGCCTCAGTGGTTTCATTTAATTTATTATGAGCTTCTGCTTTTAAAAGCATAATGTCTGCTAACCTCACAAGAACAATATTATTAGCCGATGGGTCTGCACTTTCGTCGCTAAAACCTTCTCCAAAGAATTTCCATATTTTTCGTGGATTCTCTTCTGTAGTATCCCAAATAAGATCTTTTCTTAAATCGTCATCTTCAAACGTATCTCTAAAAGATTCACTTGGAAAATAATCACTATCAGCACCAATAGCATATAAAACACGTAAAGAATTGGTTTGCACATCATTATAGCCTACTTCAAAAATGCTTTCATTAGAGTATCCTGAAGTAAATATTCTAGACCAATCGTTTATAGGTACTAATGAATACAAACTGTTGTCTATTACTTTTTCAGCAGATTCAACAGCATTTGCATATTCATTTCTCCACATGTACACTTGTGTAAGGAATGCGTGAGCTGCACCTTTAGTTAATAGAATTCTAGTATTATCTCCACCAAAATTATCTCTACAGTTTTCACTTGCAAAAATTAAATCTTCAACAATTTGATCAAGCACTAATTCTTGATCTGTTTTTGAAATAAAAAATTGTTGATCAACACTTTCGTAAGGTTCGGTAATTAATGGAACATCTCCCCATACTCTAACAGCATAGAAATAAGAGATTGCTCTTAAGGCTCTAGCTTGAGCAATAAGCTGTAAGCTAAATTCACTTTCACCAGCAAAGACACCTGGTATATATTTAATAGCGTAATTTGCACGACTAATAGTTTCATAAATATTATTCCAACTAGCAGATGAAATATCTTGACTAAGTGTGTTTTGTTGTAACGCTAATGGATTTCCAGAATGATTCGTATTTACTGCATCGGCACGCCCCTCTCCCCAATAAGAAAAGTTAACTCGGAATGTAGATTGTAATGCATCATAAATACCATAAACACCGGCCTGAGCATCACTAGATGTTTGATAAAATCCTTGACCAGAAAAACTACTTACTGGATCCTTTTCTAAAACTTGTTCTGAACAGGATACCGCAAGACAAGCAAGAAGCCCTATTCCTATAATATTTTTTATGTATTTCATAATATTTTTATTTTAAAATCCAATATTTAAACCTAACATGATGGTACGACTTTGCGGGTAAGACCCCTCGTCTACACCTTCTCTTAAACCACTATAAGAATTAACATCAGGATCGAAACCTGTATATTTTGTCCAAGTAATAACATTAAGTGCAGAAGCGTAAACTTCCACCTTTCTTAGGCCTAGATTAGACACTACAGCATCAGGAAAATTATACTTTAAATTTATATTTTTAAGTTTTATATAAGATCCATCTTCAACCCAACGGCTTTGAATTCTACTATCCGATTGTAAAGGATCGTCTTGAACAGGCTTTGGAAAATCTGTAACATCACCTTGTTCTCTCCATCTATTTAATGCATCTGTAGATAAGTTGTTATACCTTACAATAGAATTTCGTTGATGATTTATCTCACTATATATATCGTTTCCGTAAGAAAACTGAAAAAACACACCTAAACTAATGCCTTTATAAGAGAAGTTATTTGTAATCCCTCCAAAGAAATCTGGAGTAGCATCTCCAATAACTTGTCTGTCATTATTATCAATAATGTTATTACCATCGACATCTTCCCAAATAGGATCTCCACCTTCAAACACAGCACCTAAAGCACCGTTGGTAACTTGATTAACGTTGTCTTCATCTCGTGAGTAAACACCATTAAATTTCCAACCATAAAACGTTCCTATTGGACTGCCTTCTTGTAAAATATGGTAGCTACCGTTTTGAATAAAACCATTTGTTAATAAATCTTCAGGTAGCTCTGTAATTTGGTTGCGGTTAGAACTGATATTAAATCCAGTATCCCATTTAAATTCACCAACTAAATTACGTGAGTTAAGCGATAATTCTATTCCTTTATTTTCAATACTCCCAATGTTTTGCGTTACATAAGAAAACCCTGTTGTTCTTGGTATTGGAACATTATAAAGTAAATCTTCGGTAACTTTTAAATATACATCTGCATTGAATGTTATTCTATTTTTTAAGAAAGACAAATCTAAACCAGCATTATATTGTGTTGTTGTTTCCCATGATAAACCAGAGTTTGGCATTACTGATGGCGCAGCTCCAGAAAAATCTAAATAATTCGCACCAACAGCAAACTCTCCTTGTGCGGTATAGTTACCAATAGACTCATTACCTGTTTGCCCAACACTTAAACGTATTTTGGCATCATTTACAACTTCTATATTCTTAAAGAAATTTTCGTCTGAAAAACGCCACGCTAAAGAAGCCGATGGAAAATACCCAAATCTTTTATCTTCACCAAACCTTGAAGAGCCATCTGCACGAAGGTTTGCTTCAAACAAATATTTCCCTTTATAATCATAAGACAGTCTTCCAAAATAAGATAGTAATGAATGTTCTGTTGTAATGTTTACATCTTGATTAGAAATAGTTCCTGCTCCATTTAAGGTTGTTATATTATCGCTAGAAAAGAACATACCATCTAATCCCGTTCTTTCATATTGCCAATTTTGAAAACTCATACCGGCTAGAGCTCCAAAATTATGATTTTCTCCAAACTGTTTATCCAATGTTAAAAAGGTTTCATTACCCCAAGTTAAATTATTTATAGCACGAACCTCACCGCTATTGTAACCTGCTCGATAATCTAGCGTAGAAGGAAGAAATTTATCTTCTTTCATAGAAACATAATCTAAATTAACGTTACTACGCAGCTTTAGTCCTTCTACAATATTATATTCAACATATTGATTTCCTATTATACGATTACTTTTATTAAGGTTTGTGGCAAGCTCTGCTAAACCAACTGGATTTCTTCTTCCAAATTGATACCCGTTATATGAGCCATCTGGCAGATATATTGCAAAAGTTGGAGGACGCACTAATAATTCTCTAATAATACTTAGGTTATTAGCACCCGCAGCATTAATTCGTTTATTAACGCCATTTGTATAAGATATACTTTGACCAAAAGTAAATTTGTCCGAAACTTTAAAATCAACATTTAAACGAGACGTAACTCTTTGGTAATTTGAATTTAAAATAATTCCATCCTGATCTAAAAAAGAAGAACTCCACGAATACTTAACATCATCTGTTCCACCACGTACGGCAAAATCTATTTTATGCTGAGGTGCAATTCTAAGCACTTCATCTTGCCAATCTACATCTCCACTATTTCTAGGGTTTAGAGAATCGATAACAATAGCATTAGGCTGGGTTGGGTTATCCATATTTCTATAAGAATCAATAACCGCATCCCTATATTGGCTCGCGTTTAAAACACTTAATTTACGTGTTAAACTACTAATCCCGGTCGAAATATTAACATCTACTTGTGCTTTACCCGATTTTCCACGTTTCGTGGTTATTAAAACTACACCGTTTGCAGCTCGGGAACCATAAATGGCTGTAGACGCTGCATCTTTCAATATCTCAATAGATTGAATATCATTTGGGTTAATATCTGCTAACGGATTTAAACCAAAATTTTCTGTACCATTTAAAGTTGATAAGGAATTGGATTCTATTGGAACACCATCAACAACATAAAGCGGTGTATTTCCAGAGTTTAAAGACGAATTCCCTCTCACCTTTATAGACATCCCTCCTCCTGGAGCACCTGAATTAGAAACAACTTGAACTCCAGCAGCTCGACCTTGTATTGCAGATATAGGATCTTGTAAATTAGATTCGCTAATATCGTCACTACTTATAGAAACTATAGAACCCGTTAAATTTCTTTTCTTTTTAACGCCATAACCAACTATTACCAACTCATCAAGTTCATCAACGGCGGGAGATAAAGCGACGTTAATTTCTTTTTCGCTACCAATTTTAAGTTCCATATCAACATATCCTAAATATGTGAACAGTAAAACATCGTTAGGAGAAACATCCCCTATGCTGTAAACACCACTCATATCTGATGATACGCCTCTAATTGAGCCTTTTAGAATAATATTTACTCCAAACAAAGACTCTCCTGTTATTTCATCGGTGATCTTACCGGAAACAGTCATATTCTGAGAATACATATGAGCTGTAGAGAAACAAATAGCAAGCAACGCCAAAATTGTTTTACTCTTCCATTTCCATAAACCGAGAAAAGGTTTTTTTGTTAGTTTTTTCATGAATTAAAATTTGTTAATGAGAATTAGTTTTTCAAATATAACTAAAATTAGATTCAATGCAAACGTTTGCATAAAATATTTTAACAATAATCTTAACATTTAACACGATAAAATCAACAAACTGTGGCAATAATTCATAAATATCGCTTTTTCGATATAATTAAAGTATTAAATAATGCAAACGATTGTGAAATGTGAATTTATTGATACTATAAATTGAATAATTGAATTTTTTTAATGAAGAATTTAAGAAATCTATAAAATTGATATATTGAAAGGTTTGGTAGTTTTCTAGGAGCTTCAGAGTATTGATTTTCATCTGTTTACCCCCTATTAACTACTTGTAACCATATTATATATTGAAGCGCATTAGACTAAGAACATGAATGACTTTTGCAAAATGAGTTCAACGGTGATATGGTTTTTAATGATTAAAAAAAAATCATTTGACTATAATTTTTATTCGTTTGATAATTTTTTCTTTTTCAAATTCAATAAAATAAAAACCTGATTGGGTATTTATTAACACATGATCATTCGAGAAATTTTTAGATGAGAATACAACTCTCCCATTTATATCCATTATTCTTAATGCATCGAGTTCTATTTTCTGGTTGAATTTTAGAACATGACCAGTAACCGGATTGATTACCCTAATATTATCGATTTCAATTTGAGCTACGCTTAAAGTTGCACAAACGCTAGAAAAAGAATTTTCATTTTCAATAAGTCCCTTTGGTGTTAAGTCTTTGCCAGAAAGCCCTATATAATTACTAGGGTATTTTTCGGCTCTAAATATGGGGTTGAAATTTTGAGAAATATTATCAAATTGATTAAATATACTATTCCCAGATGGATTTTTATAAGTCCATACGTGCTCACCAGCTTTTGTAATTTCAGATACCTGCCCTAAAGAACTTTGACAGATTATAAAATTCCCATTTGGAAGGCTATGTGCTCCAGATTTTATTGTTTCGTACATGGGGTTTTCTAATATATCACCACTCCACGACCAGTTAAAATCTAATGGTTTAAATGTATTATTCTCTTTAGTATACGTAGTACCAGACATCTCAGTATTTAATAAATGTACTGTGCTGTAAACTCTAGTTTGATCACTACCATTGCTAAAAACAGATATTTTACCTTCATCCAAATACCCAGGTTCTACCCATTTTACATCATGTTGCGAAAATAGTTTTTGATCTTCAACTCCTCCTTGTTTGTAAACTCTAGAGTTACCCCACCTCCACAACAAATCGCCTCCAAGATTTGAATAACCTCCAGTATGTCCCGCAGCCTCAGCAGTTGTGGTACTGTGATCAATAATATAAATTTCATTTAAATTTCGTGCAGAGATAATAATTTGATCAAGATTTGCATTATAATCAATCCCATTTACATGCGTATAACCTCTATCCAAACTTTCAATATTAGAATCTACATAGTTTATATCAATACGTTCGGGATGATTTTCAATAACACCAAAATTCGCTTTTGAACTATCATAATCTTGAATGATATGGTCTATAAATTTCCATTCCCAAACAATTTCAGCTTGGTTAGTTCCAATAGGTTTTAATTCAACTATTTTATCTAAGTCAATAACTTGATCAACTTTAAGAGGATCTTTTCCTTGAGCAATAATCTCTGTATTAGAATAGCTATCTCTAACGATGCATAAAATATTTCCATTTGGAAGCGGCTCAATATCATGATGTTGATTTAACCCATTGGCATTCATTTCATAATTCCATAGCACTGTATTATCCCAATCTCTAATTTCTAACATATTTCTTCCTGCCCTGAGCAAGGTGCCATTTTCTAAAAGATAACAGGTTGCTCCAGGAAACTCAGTAAAAGTCCATTCATTTACCTTTTCACCACAGTTATTAATTAAATACACACTATAGTTTACTTCTGGTGTAAATAGCGTATAACCTTCGGAAACATTGTTGTCTAAAAAAAGTAACCCAACTGTTGGTGCTTGCGCCCTAACGAGAGAAACGATTAAAAGAAGAATGTATGTTATTTTTTTTATCAAAATATTATTATAAATAGTTGATTTACACAAAAAAGCACAATATAAAAATTTAAAAGTAAAGAATAAAAGGTGAAATTGCAAACGTTTGCAAAACCGATTAATTCACCAATGGTACCCCTTTAAAATTGTATATCTAGTTTAATACTCCCATCGTACAAAAGCCTCCATAGCAGCGTAATGCGATAACCCTAATTGGTGATATATATCGGCAGTTTCTCGGTTTCTATCCTCAGCTCGTTGCCAAAACTCTCGACTATCATTCCCCTGAAATACCACCCCATCTTTTTGAGATTGGTGTTTAAAAATACCTTTTCGCTTTTCTAGAACTTGGTCTGGCCCCATTGGTACTGCCATTTCAATTTCATCAATACCCCACTCTTGCCATGCGCCTCGGTATAGCCATACCCAGCAATCTTTCATAAACGTTTTAGGTTTAAGTTGCTTTACAGCTTCAAAAATAGCATCTAAACAAACTTTATGAGTGCCATGTGGATCGGCTAAATCACCAGCAGCATATATTTGGTGTGGTTTTATTTTTTCGATTAAATCTGAAGTTATTTTAACATCTGCGATACCAATTGGGTTCTTTTTTATGGCCCCAGTTTCATAAAATGGCAATTCCATAAAATGTATCTGTTCATCTGGAATACCAACAAAATGGCATGTAGCACGGGCTTCACCTTTACGTATCAATCCTTTTATGTAACGTACTTCGGCAGTATCAATTTCACTAGATTTTTTATTCTTTAAAAACTTAGCCGCTTTTTTATAAATGGCGCTCGCTTCTGTATTTTCTATTCCAAACTTATCGTTATAATCACATACAAAACTTGCAAAACGCAGAGCCTCATCATCGGCTACAGCAATATTTCCTGAGGTTTGGTATCCTATATGCACTTCGTGCCCTTGTTCTTGCAAACGTTTAAATGTACCGCCCATACTAATAATATCATCGTCGGGATGTGGACTAAAAATAAGTACGCGCTTTTTTGCAGGTTCGGCACGTTCTGGACGTTTACTATCGTCTGCATTAGGTTTACCACCTGGCCAACCTGTGATAGTATTTTGAAGTTTATTAAATATGCTAATATTAATATCGTAAGCGGGACCGGAATCTGCCAATAAATCACTCATACCGTTTTCTATATAATCGGCATCAGTAAGCATTAAAATAGGTTTCTTTAAATCTAAGGCTAAATTTAAAACGGCTTTGCGAATTAATTTATCGGTCCAAACAATTTTTTCAACTAACCACGGGCTATTTACACGTGTTAGTTTTGATGCTGCCGCATTATCCAATACAAAGGTGGCGTTGTTGTGCTCTTGCAAATATGAAGCAGGTACCAAGTTGGTAACCGTATCTTCTACAGAGGCTTTTATAATATTAGATTTGCCTTCGCCCCAAGCCATTAAAATCACTCTCTTGGCTTCCATAATTTTTTTCACACCTAAAGTGATAGCTGTTCGAGGTGTATTGTTTAAGCCGGAAAAATCGCCACTCGCCGCC from Algibacter sp. L1A34 includes these protein-coding regions:
- a CDS encoding family 20 glycosylhydrolase, with amino-acid sequence MMNYKNIFKFLLLVTLMFANTVNITAQTIASAEDFKVKGFHLDLRIQVMTPQALKTLANELSEMGINTLIMEWEGTYPYEKHAVISNEYSYTREEVKDFITYCDGLGIKVIPLQQSLGHVEYILRNPRYSNLKEDRKDISQLCPMEAMESKALFKDLFSDLVETHNSDYIHIGGDETYLLGHCEKCQVKVKEEGKSKLFVDYMKMITELVIELGKKPVMWADIILKHPEAAAELPKETIFIDWNYGWKINHFGDIPKLQEIGFEFWGAPAIRCHPDNWYVTDWTTHFKNQKEFIPYAREAGYEGMIITSWSTTGVYGFTWDVGYDVIDMVQIRNTYPLSAFRILIASYTKALNMKEALNPEDFVTEYAKTRFGLNKKDTSVLWHFLSAEPELISNGKPTKSENIAEVKTKYNVLREALLKLKPKRNEAELNQFKLMADLRVHYLDFKEVEYKYNAPSFVRSQSPVLLKALDTILADAKALNKRFIALNKGFLYDSELEEQNELRVQAVHVLYDRLAKLK
- a CDS encoding 6-phosphogluconolactonase encodes the protein MKHLRCVLIIIFNKEMLDFTQNINVLSNKATTGIAAGKAVEACIVKLQKTKEKIRIVFAAAPSQDSMLEYLTQSKLIVWNKIVAFHMDEYIGLEPNSPQLFSSYLEKNIFSKVPLHKNIINVNNNVSEEIKRYTNLLEEGPIDIVCLGIGENGHLAFNDPHVADFNDPEIVKVVELDDACRIQQVNDGCFESFEKVPQNAITLTIPTLLKGKHLFCVVLGAKKSEAVKNALTEPLGTSCPASILTTHADCNYYFDKAAYKGIESLENA
- a CDS encoding glycoside hydrolase family 16 protein, which translates into the protein MKINSPMHYIVIILLAISSCSSPKDEVIQPIEPITRIINFSGYEWIVRTSDDAKQGPGPNLFSDSEDNVWVDDEGRLHLKIVQKGGYWYCSGVTLRLSQGYKKYVFYVASRVDQLDENVVGGLFTYKNDNEEIDIEFSKWSQSENQDSQFAIQPSDNVGNKTRYDLNLKSDLSTHFFDWKSSSIEFASYQGHTLEPNAEDVISTWTYTGSDIPPLNNEKLKLNLWLFRGNAPTNNLPAEMIIDRVEIL
- a CDS encoding DNRLRE domain-containing protein — protein: MKNNKPILYVTMAVLFAGVTSLFHSCEIQENFSYQNSNSNASLGVNAWEYIQATDSLSLFEEAIKLTNTESLYESSANKTFIAPSNLAFEEYLEDNAYADLSEVPVPILRNTIKYHVVNATVSFDDPNISESNNPLPYMSENGQTIFLSRTSGYMGLVNEGTNKQWSIFTSNLKATNGVIHILPSIVYFSARSTSVEGPDDIVRDTIFPIADTYVNGGSNSGRNYGADVRMRLKNVTGSGGYDRKVFLMYNLEDFTKEGVIVDLKLELAVSFTAAKGIDVDVYNVEDTSWTEMGLTFDNANFPTTEPISTITSSKVDKFEFDIIDYYNGLDQNGLISLMVDQEAGKDETDEFHSKENTGGFFAPMLIARYASGGTTLIIEKNTGFIVNSGEAYALNNDVLEVSGSIPADVSFTIQQAPLNGWLIRGASVLQVGETFTQEDIDAMNVVYINNGTGTEDTIIVDGKDKAGATLDAFNINITVQ
- a CDS encoding RagB/SusD family nutrient uptake outer membrane protein is translated as MKYIKNIIGIGLLACLAVSCSEQVLEKDPVSSFSGQGFYQTSSDAQAGVYGIYDALQSTFRVNFSYWGEGRADAVNTNHSGNPLALQQNTLSQDISSASWNNIYETISRANYAIKYIPGVFAGESEFSLQLIAQARALRAISYFYAVRVWGDVPLITEPYESVDQQFFISKTDQELVLDQIVEDLIFASENCRDNFGGDNTRILLTKGAAHAFLTQVYMWRNEYANAVESAEKVIDNSLYSLVPINDWSRIFTSGYSNESIFEVGYNDVQTNSLRVLYAIGADSDYFPSESFRDTFEDDDLRKDLIWDTTEENPRKIWKFFGEGFSDESADPSANNIVLVRLADIMLLKAEAHNKLNETTEALDLLNTIRKRAGITELTLADANGLYGDLESAILHERLIELSFEGHRWFDLVRTGKAISTMNPINGLSDEANLVWPIHEDAINRNPSLEQNDFYK